In one window of Paucidesulfovibrio gracilis DSM 16080 DNA:
- a CDS encoding NAD(P)/FAD-dependent oxidoreductase produces MQDVKLYPTTTGQSWIELSPYKHHAFKDHAEIRDEYDYIVVGAGYGGQGAARHLAELHPDAKIGVFEAIRIGDNDSGKNAGFIIDVPHDFGDQGGSSFEENQKYFELNTFIINWMEQTIKDKGIEEIDWDHCGKYLACAETKSFKLMEHEISDLEKMGVSYEVVEGEDLYRRTGTRYYKKALYTEGTVLINPAEVLRALFSVMPDNVDVFEECPVMRIEENAPSGIVLRNGKKVKAKIVIVTGGPFIQEFGIVKNVFCPVLSYGAFTRQFTDEEMKHMEGVKPWGATAGHPAGTTVRFTRDNRIFVRNGFSFATDLTTSHQRIKRSIPKLRKAYENRYPELKHVNFEFIYGGMINMTMNNRPLMMQKFPTVFASACGEGAGVAKTSLMGYYLAEWVSGIQSENLEFLKKIATPNKLPPEPFLTMGAELRLMWEEFNAKTEI; encoded by the coding sequence ATGCAAGACGTTAAATTGTACCCCACGACTACGGGCCAGAGCTGGATCGAGCTATCGCCTTACAAGCACCACGCTTTTAAGGACCATGCTGAAATCCGCGACGAGTACGACTACATCGTTGTCGGTGCCGGTTACGGCGGTCAGGGAGCCGCCCGCCACTTGGCCGAGCTGCATCCGGATGCGAAGATCGGCGTGTTTGAGGCCATTCGCATCGGTGACAACGACAGCGGCAAAAATGCCGGATTCATCATCGACGTGCCTCACGACTTTGGTGACCAGGGCGGATCCTCCTTTGAGGAAAACCAGAAGTACTTCGAACTGAACACCTTTATTATCAATTGGATGGAGCAGACCATCAAAGATAAGGGTATCGAAGAGATCGACTGGGACCACTGCGGTAAGTACCTGGCCTGCGCCGAGACCAAGAGCTTCAAGCTCATGGAGCATGAAATCTCGGATCTCGAAAAGATGGGCGTTTCTTACGAAGTGGTGGAAGGTGAAGACCTGTATCGTCGTACCGGAACACGGTATTACAAGAAGGCACTGTACACCGAAGGCACTGTGCTCATCAACCCGGCCGAAGTCCTGCGCGCGCTGTTCAGCGTCATGCCCGACAACGTGGACGTGTTTGAAGAATGCCCGGTCATGCGCATTGAAGAGAATGCCCCTTCGGGCATCGTGCTTCGCAACGGCAAAAAGGTGAAGGCCAAGATCGTCATCGTGACGGGCGGTCCCTTCATTCAGGAATTCGGCATTGTCAAGAACGTGTTCTGCCCCGTGCTTTCCTACGGCGCGTTCACCCGCCAGTTCACGGATGAGGAAATGAAGCACATGGAAGGCGTCAAGCCCTGGGGTGCTACGGCCGGTCACCCGGCTGGAACCACGGTTCGCTTCACTCGCGACAACCGTATCTTCGTCCGTAACGGCTTCTCTTTTGCCACGGATCTGACGACCTCGCATCAGCGGATCAAGCGCTCCATTCCCAAGCTGCGCAAGGCGTATGAAAATCGCTACCCCGAATTGAAGCACGTGAACTTTGAGTTCATCTACGGCGGCATGATCAACATGACCATGAACAACCGCCCCCTGATGATGCAGAAGTTCCCCACGGTGTTTGCTTCGGCCTGTGGCGAGGGCGCGGGCGTCGCCAAGACCAGCCTCATGGGCTACTACCTGGCCGAATGGGTCAGCGGCATCCAGAGCGAGAATCTTGAGTTCCTGAAGAAGATCGCCACGCCCAACAAGCTGCCGCCCGAGCCGTTCCTGACCATGGGTGCCGAGCTTCGCCTCATGTGGGAAGAGTTCAACGCCAAGACGGAAATTTAA
- a CDS encoding heavy metal translocating P-type ATPase — MKKHIRIKHSIPGRVRFSIRSLHKNQSLAHVLDAELGRQATVESVRANVLCGSLVVRFAPDKMKPAELLALLEAILGVGGHCPSCGVKTPACASELCECRACSSTRAGCNPVKTALRRFVAVSSVMGVVFVRTTILGLTVAETALSPLGLVAIGLSVPLFRKAYEQLRCKRFTLEAFLGASCVAAVAAGEALTAFEVLWINSGAELVKAWITERSRKSIGEILRDTSHHTFILVDGVEVEREVSDLREGDVVVLHTSEKVCVDGEIVDGEALMDEAPITGRSDHVAKGVGDAVLAGTFVRQGVIYVKAREVGDRTYLARVLKMVEDSLENRAPIEGVADRLATNLIRVGFVTTAGTWLLTGSLYRAFTVLLVMACPCATVLAASTAVSAAISAAARRNILIKGGRYLEEVGKTDTVCFDKTGTLTTNEPILARIVTLKGISEAQLLQMAVSVEMHNHHPLAQAIKNAADERKLKAKAHTVCEYFLGMGMRAEVDGREILVGNRKLMERHGAEMNGSVTQAAPLRRQGRTVLFVAEEKTVRGLLAFDNQTRPQSREVVRRLRRGGADDVVLITGDEPNTANNLAKNLGIANVHASVMPENKADIVKALQKEGAAVLMVGDGVNDALALAQADVGVAMGAGGSEVAIEAADIALVNDDLAGLVYVQSLSQQTLRVVHQNFWIATGSNLAGVVFGAMGMLTPIMAGMIHIGHSLGVLANSARLLRYAPPALESATKTEER; from the coding sequence GTGAAAAAACACATTCGCATCAAGCATTCCATTCCCGGCAGAGTTCGATTCTCCATCCGCAGTCTGCACAAAAACCAAAGCCTCGCGCATGTCCTGGACGCCGAACTGGGGCGCCAGGCCACCGTGGAAAGCGTGCGCGCCAACGTCTTGTGCGGCAGTTTGGTGGTGCGTTTTGCCCCGGACAAGATGAAACCGGCAGAGCTGCTGGCCTTGCTGGAAGCCATTCTTGGGGTGGGGGGGCATTGCCCATCCTGTGGGGTCAAAACACCGGCGTGCGCTTCGGAATTATGCGAGTGCCGGGCGTGTTCCAGTACCAGGGCCGGATGCAATCCCGTGAAAACGGCCCTGCGCCGTTTTGTGGCCGTGAGTTCGGTCATGGGCGTGGTTTTTGTGCGCACCACGATTTTGGGACTAACGGTGGCCGAGACCGCGCTCAGTCCGCTGGGGTTGGTGGCCATAGGGCTTTCTGTCCCCCTGTTCCGTAAGGCATACGAGCAGTTGCGGTGCAAACGCTTTACCCTTGAGGCGTTCCTCGGTGCCAGTTGTGTGGCAGCAGTGGCCGCCGGTGAAGCGCTCACCGCGTTTGAAGTGCTCTGGATTAATTCCGGAGCCGAACTGGTCAAAGCCTGGATTACGGAACGCTCCCGCAAGTCCATTGGGGAAATACTGCGCGATACCTCGCACCATACGTTCATTCTCGTGGACGGCGTGGAAGTGGAGCGCGAGGTAAGCGATTTGCGAGAGGGCGACGTGGTGGTCCTGCATACCAGTGAAAAGGTCTGCGTGGACGGAGAAATTGTGGATGGAGAGGCGCTTATGGACGAAGCGCCCATTACCGGCCGATCCGACCACGTGGCCAAGGGGGTGGGCGATGCGGTACTGGCCGGAACATTTGTCCGGCAGGGCGTGATTTATGTGAAGGCCCGGGAGGTGGGCGACCGCACATATTTGGCCCGGGTTCTCAAAATGGTGGAAGACTCACTGGAAAACCGTGCTCCCATTGAGGGCGTGGCGGACAGGTTGGCCACGAACCTGATTCGCGTGGGGTTCGTTACCACGGCGGGCACCTGGCTGCTCACGGGCAGCTTGTACCGTGCATTCACGGTGCTGTTGGTCATGGCCTGCCCTTGCGCCACGGTGCTGGCGGCCTCCACTGCGGTTTCCGCAGCCATCAGCGCGGCGGCCCGGCGCAATATTCTCATCAAGGGAGGACGCTATCTGGAAGAGGTGGGCAAGACCGACACTGTTTGCTTCGATAAGACCGGTACGCTGACCACCAATGAACCGATTTTGGCCCGCATCGTGACCCTGAAGGGCATCAGCGAAGCGCAGCTCCTGCAAATGGCGGTTTCCGTGGAAATGCATAACCACCATCCCCTTGCCCAGGCCATCAAGAACGCCGCGGATGAGCGAAAGCTGAAGGCCAAGGCGCATACGGTCTGTGAATATTTCCTGGGTATGGGCATGCGTGCCGAAGTGGACGGACGCGAGATCCTCGTGGGCAATCGGAAACTTATGGAACGGCATGGGGCGGAGATGAACGGCTCCGTGACCCAGGCCGCTCCGTTGCGGCGTCAAGGCCGGACCGTGCTGTTCGTGGCCGAGGAGAAAACCGTGCGCGGATTGCTCGCTTTTGACAATCAGACCCGGCCGCAAAGTCGGGAGGTGGTTCGCAGGCTTCGGCGCGGCGGCGCGGACGATGTGGTGCTCATCACTGGCGACGAACCCAATACTGCCAATAATCTGGCGAAGAATTTGGGAATCGCCAACGTCCATGCCTCGGTTATGCCGGAAAACAAGGCCGACATCGTCAAGGCGTTGCAGAAAGAGGGAGCAGCCGTGCTCATGGTTGGTGACGGCGTGAACGACGCTTTGGCGCTGGCCCAGGCTGACGTGGGCGTGGCCATGGGCGCGGGCGGCAGTGAGGTGGCCATCGAGGCCGCGGACATCGCACTCGTGAACGATGACCTCGCAGGCCTGGTGTACGTGCAGTCGTTGAGCCAGCAGACGCTTCGTGTGGTGCACCAGAATTTTTGGATCGCCACGGGATCCAACCTCGCGGGGGTGGTGTTCGGGGCCATGGGGATGTTGACGCCGATCATGGCCGGGATGATTCATATCGGCCACTCGTTGGGGGTGCTGGCGAACTCGGCCCGTCTGTTGCGGTATGCGCCTCCGGCCCTGGAATCGGCTACAAAAACAGAGGAACGGTAG
- a CDS encoding MFS transporter, translating into MASKAKNCISFEEAPFSPIHKKIAVGTFMGQICDGYVLGIVGIALTYATDILNLDGFWMGLVGAGALFGILLGSLMTGVIIDRTGRKSAYKLVALVTLVLSVIQFFLSDPLTLVIVRFALGMCVGADYTVGVSLLSEWTPERIRTKMMSWLMAAWTFGYIISYFLGLLIGSMGDLGDNGWRWIISSSAVFALITYVIRIGTPESPRWLLAKDRAADALALVRERIGQNYALPTDEEEVASASFSRLFSKELWRNTVTSCTFFLCQVLPFFAISIFLPVVVEGLHMGNSHASGMLYNGFTLVGVFIGILIADKISRRAFLMFTFYGAGAILAVMTIWQDMPPTIALVLLGAFSTVLAISIVAEWLYPPELFPTELRGSGVGLTIAASRIGAGMGTWMLPVITEQYGVTVTLTCCIATLVIGGVVCQLLAPETSPKYVNSKASPAVSVGQARV; encoded by the coding sequence ATGGCGTCAAAGGCGAAAAATTGTATCAGTTTTGAAGAGGCTCCGTTCTCGCCCATTCATAAAAAAATCGCGGTTGGCACCTTTATGGGCCAGATCTGTGATGGATATGTTCTGGGCATTGTCGGCATTGCGCTGACATATGCTACGGACATCCTGAATCTGGATGGTTTCTGGATGGGCCTTGTGGGAGCGGGAGCGCTCTTCGGCATCCTGCTGGGAAGTCTGATGACGGGCGTCATCATCGACCGCACCGGAAGAAAGTCGGCCTACAAGTTAGTGGCATTGGTCACGCTGGTGTTGTCGGTGATTCAGTTCTTCCTGTCTGATCCGCTGACCCTTGTGATTGTTCGTTTCGCTCTAGGCATGTGCGTGGGCGCGGACTACACCGTTGGTGTGTCGCTCCTTAGCGAGTGGACCCCGGAGCGCATCCGCACCAAGATGATGAGCTGGCTTATGGCCGCCTGGACCTTCGGCTATATCATCTCCTACTTCCTGGGCTTGTTGATCGGCTCCATGGGCGACCTGGGCGACAACGGCTGGCGCTGGATCATCTCCTCCTCGGCCGTGTTTGCATTGATCACCTACGTGATCCGCATCGGCACTCCCGAATCTCCGCGCTGGTTGCTGGCCAAAGACCGCGCCGCCGACGCGCTGGCCTTGGTGCGCGAGCGCATCGGTCAGAACTACGCCCTGCCCACCGATGAAGAAGAAGTGGCTTCCGCTTCCTTCTCCCGGCTGTTCAGTAAGGAACTGTGGCGCAATACGGTCACGTCCTGCACCTTCTTCCTTTGCCAGGTGCTGCCGTTCTTCGCCATCTCCATCTTCCTGCCCGTGGTTGTGGAAGGTCTGCACATGGGCAACTCGCATGCGTCGGGCATGCTCTATAACGGCTTTACCCTGGTCGGCGTGTTCATCGGTATTCTGATTGCCGATAAGATTTCCCGCCGCGCTTTCCTTATGTTCACTTTCTACGGCGCGGGTGCCATCCTGGCCGTCATGACCATCTGGCAGGACATGCCCCCGACCATCGCTCTGGTCCTGCTTGGTGCGTTCTCCACGGTCCTGGCCATCTCCATTGTTGCTGAGTGGCTGTATCCGCCGGAGCTCTTCCCCACCGAACTTCGGGGTTCCGGCGTTGGCCTGACGATTGCCGCGAGCCGTATCGGCGCCGGCATGGGCACTTGGATGCTTCCGGTTATCACTGAGCAGTACGGTGTTACCGTGACCCTCACCTGCTGCATCGCCACCCTCGTTATCGGTGGTGTTGTCTGCCAGCTGCTCGCTCCGGAAACGTCTCCCAAATACGTCAACAGCAAGGCCTCACCCGCCGTCTCGGTTGGACAAGCCAGGGTTTAG
- a CDS encoding magnetosome protein MamC, whose translation MTKKTSSNGTPGASTLGAVVFGALVGGTAAAAKGLRAVKNGESSREEALRNIARETGTTALAAGTAVAIMGRTGLGPVLTTAGMAVVATGTKYAMDSLLLSASVSAAPEHAPLTYPDESADSEPAKPKAVKSKTAKPKKTAPKSAKTESAETKAAADGASES comes from the coding sequence ATGACGAAAAAGACGAGCAGTAACGGAACGCCTGGAGCCTCGACCTTGGGCGCGGTGGTGTTCGGCGCCCTGGTGGGCGGAACAGCGGCCGCGGCCAAAGGGCTTCGTGCCGTAAAGAACGGAGAGTCTTCCCGCGAGGAGGCCTTGCGGAACATTGCCAGGGAAACCGGCACCACGGCTCTTGCCGCGGGGACCGCCGTGGCGATTATGGGTCGGACCGGCCTTGGTCCGGTGCTGACCACAGCAGGCATGGCCGTGGTCGCAACCGGAACCAAGTACGCCATGGATTCCCTGTTGCTTTCCGCGTCGGTTTCGGCCGCGCCGGAGCATGCACCACTGACGTATCCCGATGAGTCCGCGGATTCGGAACCCGCCAAACCCAAGGCCGTGAAGTCGAAAACCGCTAAACCGAAAAAGACAGCACCCAAATCTGCCAAAACAGAGTCCGCCGAAACCAAGGCCGCCGCCGACGGCGCGTCCGAATCCTAA
- the proC gene encoding pyrroline-5-carboxylate reductase — protein sequence MNIGFIGTGNMGAAIIEALSGMEGITLYGVNRTRSKLEELAARTGLIPCGDVRELTEKSDFVVLAVKPQQVGEVWPAMVPALSSDKCMISIAAGLTLESLQQSIGHACPVIRVMPITPVLVKEGVTAVCLDDKTLTQEQKDAVQRIFSPSGDVHIVAENLFDVFTALIGSGPALLFHLMETLIESGVELGIERAAASRMVKKLFRGAGIMAEQSEQHISLLKEMSIAPAGTTNAALAHFERTAIRGNIMDAIRKAYERSIELG from the coding sequence ATGAACATCGGATTTATCGGAACCGGGAACATGGGGGCGGCCATCATCGAAGCGCTGTCCGGGATGGAAGGCATTACGCTGTACGGCGTGAACCGCACCCGTTCCAAGCTGGAGGAGTTGGCGGCGCGAACCGGGCTGATCCCTTGTGGTGATGTGCGGGAATTGACCGAAAAATCGGATTTTGTGGTGCTTGCGGTCAAGCCGCAGCAGGTCGGCGAAGTCTGGCCTGCCATGGTTCCGGCGCTTAGCAGCGACAAGTGCATGATTTCCATCGCTGCCGGTCTGACATTGGAAAGCCTGCAGCAGAGCATCGGACACGCCTGCCCGGTTATTCGAGTCATGCCCATAACGCCCGTGCTGGTCAAGGAAGGCGTGACCGCGGTTTGCCTGGACGACAAGACCCTCACCCAAGAGCAAAAGGACGCGGTGCAGCGTATCTTCAGCCCGTCCGGCGACGTGCACATCGTGGCCGAAAACCTGTTTGACGTGTTCACCGCGCTTATTGGATCAGGACCGGCGCTGTTGTTCCATTTGATGGAAACCCTGATCGAATCCGGCGTGGAATTGGGAATCGAGCGGGCCGCGGCCTCGCGTATGGTCAAGAAATTGTTCCGGGGAGCCGGGATCATGGCGGAACAGTCCGAGCAGCACATCAGCCTGCTCAAGGAGATGTCCATTGCTCCGGCCGGGACGACCAACGCGGCTCTGGCCCACTTTGAGCGGACCGCCATCCGCGGCAATATCATGGACGCGATCCGCAAGGCCTACGAGCGCAGCATAGAACTTGGTTGA
- a CDS encoding YhdT family protein has translation MWKDKRFRQANREALLALAAYGIYFLWWYGFGYGLGDADPDNYTYVFGFPAWFFYSCLLGYPLITLLLWVLVRLFFKDMPLDADPVEESASGVDGGSGTVNPGPCSVQSRAAAPSPAQQHGKAEK, from the coding sequence ATGTGGAAGGATAAACGGTTTCGACAGGCCAACCGCGAGGCGCTGCTCGCCTTGGCCGCATACGGCATCTATTTTCTCTGGTGGTATGGCTTCGGGTATGGCCTGGGCGACGCCGACCCGGACAACTATACGTATGTTTTCGGTTTCCCCGCATGGTTCTTCTATAGCTGCCTTTTGGGGTATCCGCTGATCACGCTGCTGCTCTGGGTTCTGGTGCGGCTGTTTTTTAAGGACATGCCCTTGGATGCCGACCCTGTGGAGGAATCCGCTTCCGGTGTTGACGGGGGATCCGGGACCGTAAACCCTGGACCCTGCAGTGTGCAATCCAGGGCTGCTGCGCCTTCACCTGCCCAACAGCATGGGAAGGCGGAAAAATGA
- a CDS encoding RidA family protein, translating to MEFFNSKQSAEPVGPYSHCVKAGNTYYVCGQVPFHPVSGKVVGITIKEQAFQTLYNLKAVLDSAGLDVSNIAKTHVYLDTMDDFEGFNEVYAEFMGDHRPARLCLAAKELAHGCLLEMDAIAYKE from the coding sequence ATGGAATTTTTCAACTCCAAGCAATCCGCTGAACCCGTTGGCCCGTATAGTCATTGCGTCAAAGCCGGCAACACGTATTACGTTTGCGGTCAGGTTCCGTTCCACCCCGTTTCCGGCAAGGTTGTCGGTATCACCATCAAGGAACAGGCCTTCCAGACGTTGTACAATTTGAAGGCTGTTCTGGATTCCGCCGGTCTGGATGTCTCCAACATTGCCAAAACTCACGTCTACCTGGACACCATGGACGACTTCGAAGGGTTCAACGAAGTCTATGCCGAGTTTATGGGTGATCATCGTCCGGCACGTTTGTGCCTTGCCGCCAAGGAGCTTGCCCACGGCTGCCTGCTGGAGATGGATGCGATCGCCTATAAGGAATAG
- the lpxB gene encoding lipid-A-disaccharide synthase has protein sequence MTRNIWINCSEASGDMYAGALAGELLRREPVLRVGGMGGHALAGAGADVHFPMSRLCFNGFLDVLRGLPGVFRLHREITHFWKRNRPDVVVMVDCPDFNLPLAKAAHAMDIPVLYFMAPQFWAWKQRGIDVMRQCVGKVLCALPFEQDYFHERGCRPLYAGHPLLDMLPLGGLDRMIPDPSRIGIMPGSRRKEVAFLLPTFAEAAARIHARLPWMNFTIARAPGIDRDFLRRCWTVDVPVRIVEPEERFQMIRKSSMVLAASGTATLETGLIGTPTIVAYKIDRPAAYLIRKLAFSKFVSLTNILLQRELFPEYLQERANPANISSQALNWLNNPGILLDVRYTLRKLRHVVGPAGGMRVAAETVLAEPNGGLL, from the coding sequence ATGACACGCAACATCTGGATCAACTGTAGTGAAGCGTCCGGCGACATGTACGCTGGAGCCTTGGCCGGGGAGTTGCTTCGTCGGGAACCCGTCCTGCGGGTCGGCGGCATGGGGGGCCATGCCCTTGCCGGTGCCGGGGCGGATGTGCATTTCCCCATGAGCCGTCTGTGCTTCAATGGGTTTCTGGACGTGTTGCGCGGATTGCCCGGAGTGTTTCGTCTGCATCGGGAGATTACGCATTTCTGGAAGCGGAATCGGCCCGATGTGGTGGTCATGGTGGATTGTCCCGACTTCAACCTGCCTTTGGCCAAAGCTGCCCATGCCATGGATATTCCGGTGTTGTATTTTATGGCCCCGCAATTTTGGGCCTGGAAGCAACGGGGCATCGACGTGATGCGCCAATGCGTGGGCAAGGTGCTTTGCGCCCTGCCTTTTGAACAGGATTATTTCCATGAACGGGGCTGCCGCCCCTTGTATGCGGGGCATCCGTTGCTTGACATGCTGCCGCTGGGCGGGTTGGACCGGATGATCCCCGACCCCAGCCGGATCGGCATTATGCCGGGAAGTCGCCGAAAGGAAGTGGCTTTCCTGCTGCCAACGTTTGCTGAGGCCGCAGCCCGTATCCATGCGCGTTTGCCCTGGATGAATTTCACCATAGCCCGGGCACCCGGAATTGATCGGGATTTTCTGCGACGGTGCTGGACCGTGGATGTACCGGTGCGCATCGTGGAACCGGAAGAACGTTTCCAGATGATTCGCAAGTCCAGCATGGTGCTTGCCGCGTCCGGAACCGCCACCCTGGAAACCGGACTGATCGGTACGCCCACCATTGTGGCGTACAAAATAGATCGACCCGCAGCGTATTTGATTCGAAAACTGGCATTTTCAAAATTCGTCAGCCTGACCAACATCCTTTTGCAGCGTGAGCTGTTTCCGGAATATCTCCAGGAACGGGCCAACCCTGCCAATATTTCCAGCCAGGCGCTGAACTGGCTGAACAACCCGGGGATACTGCTGGATGTGCGCTACACTCTGCGTAAGCTTCGGCATGTGGTCGGCCCCGCTGGAGGGATGCGGGTCGCGGCGGAAACCGTCCTGGCGGAACCAAATGGAGGTTTGCTATGA
- the panF gene encoding sodium/pantothenate symporter, translated as MSGSMEIILPVIVYLLLSFGIALWGRRRASDGSSQGFLEEYFLGGRSMGGFVLAMTIIASYTSASSFVGGPGVAYRFGLSWVLLAMIQVPTAFLTLGVLGKRFAIVARKTRSVTITDYLRARFQSDTVVILCSVALVVFFMAAMLAQFIGGARLFQAVTGYPYAVGLVLFGVSVVLYTAVGGFRAVVLTDAIQGVIMVVAVVVVLLAVIEAGGGVSQCIGALKDMDPGLITPTGPDNAVSKPFTLSFWVLVGIGVLGLPQTTQRCMGYRDSRAMHDAMLVGTLLIGFMILCAHLAGAMGRAVFPELPAGDLAMPTLIVELLSPFWAGVFIAGPLAAIMSTVDSMLLLVSAAIIKDLYIQYRLKGDASKLPVITLRRASFLVTLVVGLLVFLAAMEPPDLLVWINLFAFGGLEAAFLCPIVLGLYWERGTSFGAVCSVICGVGIFVALVLLKPDMGGIHAIVPTALVSAATFVLGSYLGPRGPMEPRAARASAKN; from the coding sequence ATGAGCGGATCCATGGAGATCATTCTTCCGGTCATCGTCTATTTACTGTTGTCCTTTGGTATTGCCCTCTGGGGCCGGAGACGGGCTTCCGACGGTTCTTCCCAAGGATTTCTCGAAGAATATTTTCTTGGCGGCCGATCCATGGGCGGATTTGTGCTCGCCATGACCATCATTGCCAGCTACACGAGCGCCAGCAGTTTTGTGGGCGGCCCGGGCGTGGCGTACCGTTTCGGTCTGAGCTGGGTGTTGCTCGCCATGATTCAGGTTCCCACGGCCTTTCTCACGCTGGGCGTGCTGGGGAAACGGTTCGCTATTGTGGCTCGCAAAACCCGATCCGTGACCATCACGGATTATCTGCGCGCCCGATTCCAGAGCGACACCGTGGTCATCCTGTGTTCTGTGGCGCTGGTCGTGTTCTTCATGGCCGCCATGCTGGCCCAGTTCATCGGCGGGGCGCGCCTATTCCAGGCCGTGACCGGGTATCCCTACGCCGTGGGCCTGGTGCTTTTCGGGGTGAGCGTGGTGCTGTATACGGCGGTGGGCGGCTTTCGGGCCGTGGTGCTCACGGATGCCATCCAGGGTGTGATCATGGTGGTGGCCGTTGTGGTGGTCCTTTTGGCGGTTATTGAGGCAGGCGGCGGTGTGAGCCAATGCATTGGCGCGCTCAAGGACATGGATCCCGGGCTGATTACGCCCACAGGACCGGACAATGCGGTTTCCAAACCGTTTACCCTTTCATTTTGGGTGCTCGTGGGCATCGGGGTGCTTGGCCTGCCCCAGACAACGCAGCGGTGCATGGGCTACCGGGATTCACGGGCCATGCATGACGCCATGCTCGTGGGAACCCTGCTTATCGGTTTTATGATCCTTTGCGCGCATTTGGCCGGAGCCATGGGGCGAGCCGTGTTCCCGGAGCTTCCGGCCGGGGATCTGGCCATGCCCACATTGATCGTGGAACTGCTGTCGCCGTTTTGGGCCGGGGTATTCATTGCCGGGCCGCTGGCCGCCATCATGTCCACGGTGGACTCCATGCTGCTGTTGGTTTCCGCGGCCATTATCAAGGATTTGTATATCCAATACCGGCTTAAGGGCGATGCTTCCAAACTGCCGGTCATCACGTTGCGGCGGGCGAGTTTCCTGGTGACGCTGGTCGTCGGCCTGCTGGTTTTTCTGGCGGCCATGGAGCCGCCGGATCTGCTGGTCTGGATCAATCTGTTCGCTTTTGGCGGTCTGGAGGCGGCGTTCCTGTGTCCCATTGTGCTGGGATTGTATTGGGAACGGGGGACATCCTTTGGCGCGGTATGCTCCGTGATCTGTGGTGTGGGCATTTTCGTGGCCCTGGTGCTGCTTAAGCCGGATATGGGCGGCATTCATGCCATTGTTCCCACGGCCTTGGTTTCCGCGGCAACATTCGTGCTTGGGTCGTATCTGGGACCACGCGGTCCCATGGAACCAAGGGCAGCACGGGCTTCGGCAAAAAACTGA